Genomic window (Phycisphaeraceae bacterium):
GAAACGATCTCCAGCAGCTCCGAGACTCGAGATACAGAACATGCTGGCTCCAGAGATGGGGATGGCATCCTGAATGGTGATGCTGAGTTGTTTATGGATCGTGTTGAACTTGCCGCACATGAACTCGCTGCATCCGACGGTATTGATCTTCTTTCTTCAGAGTTGAGCAAGGGTCTGGATGATGGTGAGGTGGGGCTTGACAGTCTGGAACTGGCACGCAGTGATTTCGATGCACTCTTCACCGAGGATCATCGCGATATTGAGTTGACAGAGCGCGCTGTTCAAACCAATGAGGCAGTTGAACAGCACGCGACTGAAACAAGCGATGAAGCCGAGGCTCGTCGGCCATCGGTGCCCTTCTTTGCTGGTTTGTGGTCGATGGTGCGGGGACTCGCAGCCGATAAGTCAACCCAGAGTGAGCGCGATGAGAAACAGCCAGGACGGCGCAAGGTGTCATAAGTCGTTTCACCTTGATGGTTCGGTAAAGATGCGCCTGTCGCTGCACCCTCGCGTGCAGCAGCACTTGGTTTTCGTCGATACATCCCCAGAATCCGCGATGGTTTCTGCTTTCGCACGTGTTATTTGGTGCCATACAAATGTTTGAAAATCTTGGACAGTCGGAGAGTATCGATGGCATTGATCAGCAATTGGTCAATGAACTTGCACAAAACACGTCAGACAATATCCGTGCGCTGCGCAAGCACGAACGCTACGAGATCACACTCGGGCTTGTTGCACAGCCGGGCCAGATGAGTTGTCCGAATCAGTTAAATGTTTCGGGACACACTGTTGACATCTCGAACGGTGGTTGTATGGCTGTCTTCCAGCGTCCGCTGGCTGTCGGAGATGTGTACCGTGTGAGTGTTGATCCAGCCGATGGCGATTTCCCGTTGATCTTTGCACGTTGTGTACGAGTGAGGTTGTTGCGGGAGGACGCGTTCGAGGTTGGATTCTCATTCCTGACACGGATCGACGTGAACGAAGCAATCAAGGGGAATGGAGGCGCGAGCTGAATGACTGGCGCCGCGATCCAGCAGACAGGCAATCCACGTGCTGAGACGCCTGATTTTTCTCGCGCAAAGGATATCTTTGCACAGATTGTATCTGTTGCGCAGTCGGCTCCATCGACGACAGACTTTGTGCGTTTGGTCTTTCGCGCCGTTGCATCTAACTACAAAGCTGTTTATGCAGTAATGCACGTCGAGGTCGCGGGGCGAGTGGTCAGCGATGATTGCCACACCGGTACACAAGACCCAGCACTCTGGAAAACGAAGACATCGCAGTTCCTGACTCAGGCTCAGGTGCTGTCAAAGCCGAAAGCCAAGCTGTTTGAGGCAAAGGATGTTTCGGTTCGGATCGCGTTGCTGTCGTGTCCGATTGCAGATGGCGAAGGAAAAACGATTGGTGCAATCGCGATGGTTGTGCCATGCAAGACCCGCGAGGATGCGCATGAGCAACTTGCTGAGTTTCGGGCTTGTACCAGTGCAATGTCGGCTGGCATTGGTCTGCTTACGCTGCGTCAGCATCAGCAACCCGCAAGCGCTCAGACAAACGATATCAGTGGCAACATCGGAACGCTTGCAACAGTGTCACAGCGTAAGGGTCTGCACGAACTCGCGTTCGCGATAACGAACACACTGCGATCCAAGTTAGGATGTGAGCAGGTAGCGCTTGGTCGAGTGCATGGCAAGAGAGCACGCTTGCTCTCGATTTCGGGGTTTGATAAGCTGTCTCGGAGAAGTCCGGGGGTTGCTGCAGTTGCTGACGCAATGGAAGAGTGCCTCGATCATGGTTCGACGGTTGTGTGCCAGTCAACCAGGGATGCAAAGGATCCACTCGATTCTGATTTTCGGATCCATCGCGCATGGCAGGCAGAAGCGCAGGGAGCCACTGTTGCTTCTATTCCTCTTGCGACACCGACTGGCATTGAAGCTGTCATTTCGATTCGGCTGATGCCCGGCAAGCAGTTCTCGAAGGACGAACTTGCCGCTATCGAGAAGGCTGTCGAGCCATACGCGCTTGCTATTGGGCTTGTTGATCGGGCGACTCGATCTCTAGTTGGGCATGCCGTTGCTTCAGCGCATCACACCGCACGCGACTTTGTCAATCCGGCGTCAGCTGCACGACGCCTTGGATGTATCGCATGCTGTCTCGGCGCATACTGGTTTGCAACCGCGAGCATTCCTTTCCGTGTGACTGTGCCTGCAGTGGTGACGCCGGCAACGATGCAGCACATGGTCGCGCCATTTGACGCACCTGTTGCTGAGATCTTTGTTGGTGCAGGAGATAAGGTAACGCAGGGCCAGCTGCTTTGCAAACTTGATACGAGGATGATAGAGATCCAGCGTGCTGAAGCCGATGCAAATCTCAAATCTGTTTCCATGCAGGCGGACATCGCAAGAGCAGCAGGTGAGCTGGCACGCGCCGAACAACTCAGTGCGGATATCGGCGTGCAGGAAGCACGACGAGCGATGTTTGATGCGCAGCTTGAAGCCGCGTCGGTGCGATCGCCGGTCGATGGTGTGGTGATGATCGATACCGTTTCGGATCACATTGGGCAGATGCTTGCGGTTGGTGCGCCGATGTTCCAGATCGCTCCAACAGATTCGATGCGTATCGAGCTGGAGGTTGCTGAGTCGGTTGCAGCTCGTATCCACACGGCAAAGACAGCCCAGTTCTCGAGCAGTGCGATGCCCGAAGAGCACTACGCGATGGCAATCAATCACCGACTGCCCATGGCAGAGGTGCGCAATGGCAGGACTGTGTTCGTGTCATATGCCGAGATCGAAGATGGTGCAGTGGATTGGTTGCGGCCGGGAATGAAGGGTGTTGCGAGAGTTGATGCTGGCGAACGCAAAGCGTGGTGGGTCGTACTGCGCAAGGCGATCGACTTTGCAAACATGAGGTTGTGGTTATGACACAACCGGACACAACACAATCGGCGCAAACACTGGCGGACAAGCTGAAGTCTGTGCATGTCGGTCTGCGCCAGGATCTGGAAGTGTCGCGGCATGTTTTCCGGGATGGTGTCCGGTATGTGATTCGGGACCCGATCAGCTTTGATACGCACAGTTTTACTGCTGAAGACTACCGAGTTGTTGTGAGTCTTCGTCAGCAGAAGCCCCTTGGTGAGATATTCGATGCGCTCGTTGCTTCTGGAGACCTGGCTGCGGATCGCGAGGAGGCGTTTTACGGATTTGTTCTTTCGGTGCATCGGCTCGGGTTCTTGTCGTTGCCTATCTCGGACGACAAGGGGTTGTACCAACGGTATGAACGCAAGCAGGCAGCTCAGCGAAAATCGTTGCGTTGGGCGTTTATGTCATGGCAGATGCCGTTGTGGAATCCAGATCGATTTCTGGGCAGCACAATAAGGTACACGGGTTGGCTGTTCACGAGGTGGGCACTCTTTGCGTGGATCATTCTCATGTGCGCTGCTGGAAGTGTTGCAGCGGCGCGCTGGAGTGATCTCTCAAGCTCGATCACCCACATCTTTGCTGCCGAGCAGCTTGTCGGCATGTGGTTTGTGCTGATTGTCTTGAAGGTGTTCCACGAACTGGGGCACGCATACGCATGCAAAAAGTTCGGCGGGCGGGTGCCGGAGATCGGCGCCTATTTCATTATGATGACACCATGCGCCTACATGGATGCGTCCGCGTCGTGGGGCTTCAAACATCGATGGCAGCGTATTGTTGTCACTCTCGGCGGGATGTACATTGAGTCGATCATTGCTGCGATCGCGCTGTTCGTATGGGCATCCACCGAGCCATCAGTGATGAATGCGATGGCGTACCAGATTCTTCTCCTGTCAAGTGTGGTGACAATCGCTTTCAATATCAATCCGTTGATGCGGTTCGACGGTTACTTCCTGTTGTGTGATCTGATTGGCATGCCAAATCTGCGTGCACAGGCAAGCCGCACTGTGTCGGCAGTGTGCAACCGAATGTTCCTGGGCATTCGCACGCCATGCCCCGACGTAAAATGGGGAGGAAAAATCGCACTCTTCACATACGGAATCAGTTCCGCAATCTACAAGACATCTCTCGTGCTCGGCATTGCCTCAATGATTGCGATGAAGTTCTTCCTCGTCGGTGTTGCAGTTGCTGGTGTCTACTTTTCCAAGGCTGTGGGTGGCTTTGTATTCAAGGTGACACGATTTCTCTGGTTTTCTCCGGATACCGCGCCGGTGCGGGGTCGGGCAATCGCGCTCAGTTGCGTCATATTGGTTGCAGTGCCAGCCGTTGTTGCGTTTGTGCCGGTGCCGGGATCGATCAACGCGCTCGGCATTGTGGCATACGAGCACGAGCATGTCCTGACAGTCCGTGAGCCTGGGTTCCTGGATGATGTCGTTGTTTGGCCAGGCGACACTGTGGAGCAAGGTCAACCTGTTGCACAGTTGAGCAACCCGATGGTTGCGATTCGTCTGACGAGTGCTGCAAGCGCACTCGTGTCAGCTGACACCGAGATTCGCATGCTCCGAAGAGAGCCGAAGAGTGAGGCGTCCGATGCGCAATCCCATGCACGCTTTGAGTTGTTGCAGTCAAAGTACAACCTTGCGTCGCAGCGTCAGCACGACCTGAGTGTGAGTTCAGCAAATGCCGGACGGATTGTTAAGGTTGTGGATTCGACACATATTGGCAGCTACCTACAACAGGGAACGGAGTTGGCGAGAGTCGGTTCCGGCAGAGTGCGGGTTGAAGTGCTGATCGACGAACGAGAGCTTACAGATGCCCGCATCGCGGTTGGAGACAGTGTTGAGTGCCGCTCAAGACTCATGCCAGAGCAGTTGATTCACGGCGTCATCGAATCTGTCGCGTCCATTGGGTCAAATCTGGTTGAGCAGAAAGGTTTGACAACGCACGCTGGCGGACCCATCCCTGTTGATCCTTCGTCGGGACGTTCGGATCGAGCGTGGTATTGTGTCGTTGTGTCACTCCAGCCAGCCGATCTTCAGATGCTTCCAACAGATCAATGGATTGGATCTCACGTTGTGGTCCGTTTCCCTGCTCGGGAAACAACGCTTGGATGGCGGGTACTGCGGCGCATTCTGCACTTCAAGAACAAGCTGGAAACGAACGAGTAAATGACCAATAACGTAGTGAAAAAGCCCGCTATAGTCCTATAATCAAATTAACTTCACTGCATTGTGGAATTCTTGTATGAACCCGATCGAGTTTGATGTATACTCACGCTGATACCGAAGTTACGTGTACTTGCCTGCAGATGTGTCTAGGCCTGTACACAAAGCTTGAGAGACAGAGAGGAACTCGTGATGAAGATTTCAAAGAGTCTGATTGTTCTTGTTGCAGGTGTTGCAGCAACATGTGCACATGCTGACACTATCGCCACCTTTGCAGATCCCGCACTGAATGGCACAACGCCGCTCTTCTCGTATGATGCCGGCGCAGGCATGCTCTCTGGTTCGTGGGCTGGCACTGGTCTGACACTGCAGACACCCGGTCTTTCTGCTCCTGACTACACAAACGTGACATTCTCGATGTCCGCGGCTGCGGTCAGCGGCTCACTCCCGCTTGCATCAATCGGTGCAGGCCAAATCGACTTCTTCGATAACACCAGCGCACTCATCATGAGTGTTTCGTGGGATGCAGCTTCGCTCACAAGCTTCGGCTTTGGTGCGAGCCAGTTCGCAGCACAGAACGTTTCGTTCTCAGGCCCCGCGATCCCCATCGGCTTTACAGATCAGTCGTTCGCGTTCTCATTTGCGAACGTCATCAACAATCCGACCAACGGCAGCTTCACAGCAACAGCTTCATTCACGTCCTCAGCAACGATCCCAGCACCGGGTGCACTCGCATTGATCGGCATGGGTGGACTGGTTGCAGGCCGTCGTCGTCGATAAGTCTCTCTCAAACCTCTCGATTCATACACAGACACACGAGCGGCTGCTCGTGTGTTTTTTTCAATATTGTGTTGGGTGTTACCTGCGCTTGCGCTGCTTGAACCTTCCGGGAGCGCTACTTCTGGTTGATTTGCGTGCTGCAAATCCGGGCGCACCCTTCAGCCCGGGAGCAAGCCCCGCGAGCCCATCCGCTCCAAGTCCCTTGACCGCGTCAACCTTGTCACGTGCACTCATGGATGCCATCTCTTTTGAGAGTTTGGACATCATCTGAAACTGTTTGACGAGCTTGCCAACATCATCCTGTTTCGATCCAGACCCGTGCGCGATACGTCTGCGGCGGGAGTTATTGATGATCTCCGGCTTTGCACGCTCCTGCTTCGTCATTGACTGGATGATCGCTTCGATCTGGTTGAGCTGATCATCCTCAATATGCACGTCTTTCAGCATTGAGCCGACACCCGGGAGCATGCCGAGGATCTGCTTCACGGGACCCATACGACGGAGCGTGCGAAGCTGCTTGAGGAAATCGTCCATGGTCATCTGACCCTTGGCCATCTTCTCTTCGAGCTTCTTGGCTTCCTCCTCGTCGACCTCCTGCTGGGCTTTCTCAACAAGCGAGACAACATCGCCCATACCGAGGATGCGTCCAGCGATGCGCTCGGGATGGAACTCTTCAATTGCGTCGAGTTTCTCACCTGTACCAATGAATCTGATTGATGCACCGGTGACGCTCTTGACGGACATCGCAGCACCGCCGCGGGCATCAGAATCAAACTTGGAGACAATCACGCCATCGACTTCGAGCCGATCGTGGAACGCCTTTGCGCTGGTGACCGCGTCCTGACCGGTCATCGCGTCGATCACGAGGAAGATCTGGTGCGGCTGGAGGACTTTGTTGACCTGTCCCAGTTCACTCATCAGTTCGTCGTCGATATGGAGACGACCAGCTGTATCGAGGATGAGCGTGTCGATGCCCTTCCTGCGGGCTTCTGAGAGCGCTCGCTGGCACACGCCAACAGCAACGCCCTTTGCCTTGCCATACTCGGTGCACTTGTCTGGCTCAGCATAGAAATGCACCTGTGATGGGCCTGACATCTCGTTGGCAGATTGCGCAACGAGTTCCAACTGCTCAACAGCCGCAGGGCGCTGAAGATCAGCAGCGCAAAGCATGACCGACCGGCCTTGTTTCTTCAAATACGCAGCGAGCTTGCCGCAGGAGGTCGTCTTGCCCGATCCCTGCAGTCCGCACATCATGACGATGGTGGGGCCAGGGCTGACCCTGAGAATGCCCGAGGTGGTACCCTCGTCGCCGAGAAACTCGACCAGACGTTTGTGGACAAGCGCGATGAACTCGTCGCCCGGATTGACCTTTTTGGTGACATCCTGACCAACGGCATCGTTCATGACGACGCGGGTGAACGACTCGACGACGTCGAGGTTCACGTCGGCATCGATCAGGGCTGAGCGGACTTCCTCAACCGCCTCGCGGAGATTCCGCTCGGTCATGGTGCCCTTGCCGGTGAGGCGTTTGTAGGCTGATTGGAATCCTTCGGTGAGACGATCGAACATGCAGACTCCGGCGTGAGAGCTGGCCCCAATGGAGAGGCAGCAGCAGGCTGACAGGCTCGGCAGCGATTCTGCCGGTTGTCAGTTTATGGGCCGAAGCTCGCGGGTAGTAGTCACCAACCCGGAAAATGACATCGCCGGGCTGATTCACAGGAATCGGCACGGTGCGTCATGTCTTGGTTGTTGTATGTATTGGTGCAATGGGGTGCTTCGTGCTGGTGGGCAACTCAGCAAAGGGCAAGGAAGCTCAGCATGGTCAGAACGAGCATCTTGTGGCGATTGGCGGTCATGGCGAACATCGTGGTCATACTCTCTCTCCGTATCTCTCGTGATGTTGTCTGCAGGAGTGCTGCTGATGTGGAAGATGCAACGCCCGTGCCAGAGATGGTCTCTCACCAGTGAATATGCCACGAACTGCGCAAAAAACACGCTCTGGCGTGCCAGCATCATGCAAGGCGGTTCCGTTTGTAACGGTTGGTTGCAAAGATGCATCGCCACCCGTTGCTGCGCGGCAACGTTGATGCATTTGGGCATCGCGATTGCGATGTGTCTGGTCCACACTCCCCGCGCACACGCTCAAGGGGTCGAACTTACACCGGCGTCCGCAATAACTGCATTCAACACAAGTCTGGAGTGGATCAACACCAGACCATTTCCAATGGACCCGGGGGAGGGGTTGCCGGACGTGGCTGCAGCATTTGTGACGATCCGCTCGCGAGGCGAGATTGTCGGACGTTTTACCGTGACCAACGAGAGTGGCGCCCTTGGTCCAAAGGCCACGCACTCTGCTGTGCAGAAAGCGTGGCAGCGCGCCAATCTTCACATGCCGCTGGAAGAGAGCTTGCTTGCGACGGGAGATGAGGCAAACAAAGCTCGCGAACTCACAATATCGATGGAGTTGACAGACAATCTTGTCCCGTTTGCGCCGACGGAGGATTGGATCGATCTTGTCGCTCCGATGACACCGCCAGGACACGATGGAGTCGCGGTGCGAGTCGGTGATCGCGTCTTCGCGATGTTCCCTGGCGAGATGGTGCAGACAGGGATCGACCCGATGGGAGCGTGGAGGACACGGCTTGCTGACGCGATCGGTCAACGCATGTTCAAGGCCGATCACCAGTTGCGATCACCAAAGGATCTTGCTGACAACGAAGGTGTGTCGTTCTACCGATTCCAGACACTTCAGCTTGCCCAACTGGAGCCGGAAGGACAGCCAGTCTTTTTGCATCGTCTTGGGAGCGTTGTGCAGTCGAAGCAGTTCGGGATGAGCGATGTGCCCCGCTGGGCAAGCGTGATGGCGCAGCAGATGATTCGTCGTCGCTGGCCGGGGCAGGAGCCATACGGTATCGGCGGTGATTTTCTCCCACAGTTTGGCACGTTCTCAAAGGAGAATCCCATCGCAGATCCAGTATCTGCTGCAATGGCTGCGCTCGCGCTGCGACGATTTTCTGAAACACCCGGTGTTGATCGCGGTGTTGCTGCGGACGCACGGATGTTCGCAACGGACATCCTTGTGTCACTGGCAGAGGTTGGTCCAGGGGAGATTGATCCAGCTTCCTCACCTATCAGTGCTGCGGCAGTTGTGATTGCATTGACCGAGCCGGTTGAACGCAGTTCTGGTGCTTCAACAACACTTGATGCGTTATTGATGAAAATGGCATCAGTTGTGGTTGCCGCTATGAGTACGGATGGTGCGATCGTTGATGATGTTCCACACGAGCATCATGCGATGATCGCATGGGCGATGGTCCGACTCAGTAGGCACGAGTCAGGGCTTGTGACGAAGGCTCAAGCAACGAAAGCAGTGCAGGGTGTGATGCTCGATGCAGGGTTTGAGCAGCAGGTAGCACACTGGCCGTGGATCGGCT
Coding sequences:
- a CDS encoding efflux RND transporter periplasmic adaptor subunit, which gives rise to MTGAAIQQTGNPRAETPDFSRAKDIFAQIVSVAQSAPSTTDFVRLVFRAVASNYKAVYAVMHVEVAGRVVSDDCHTGTQDPALWKTKTSQFLTQAQVLSKPKAKLFEAKDVSVRIALLSCPIADGEGKTIGAIAMVVPCKTREDAHEQLAEFRACTSAMSAGIGLLTLRQHQQPASAQTNDISGNIGTLATVSQRKGLHELAFAITNTLRSKLGCEQVALGRVHGKRARLLSISGFDKLSRRSPGVAAVADAMEECLDHGSTVVCQSTRDAKDPLDSDFRIHRAWQAEAQGATVASIPLATPTGIEAVISIRLMPGKQFSKDELAAIEKAVEPYALAIGLVDRATRSLVGHAVASAHHTARDFVNPASAARRLGCIACCLGAYWFATASIPFRVTVPAVVTPATMQHMVAPFDAPVAEIFVGAGDKVTQGQLLCKLDTRMIEIQRAEADANLKSVSMQADIARAAGELARAEQLSADIGVQEARRAMFDAQLEAASVRSPVDGVVMIDTVSDHIGQMLAVGAPMFQIAPTDSMRIELEVAESVAARIHTAKTAQFSSSAMPEEHYAMAINHRLPMAEVRNGRTVFVSYAEIEDGAVDWLRPGMKGVARVDAGERKAWWVVLRKAIDFANMRLWL
- a CDS encoding efflux RND transporter periplasmic adaptor subunit → MTQPDTTQSAQTLADKLKSVHVGLRQDLEVSRHVFRDGVRYVIRDPISFDTHSFTAEDYRVVVSLRQQKPLGEIFDALVASGDLAADREEAFYGFVLSVHRLGFLSLPISDDKGLYQRYERKQAAQRKSLRWAFMSWQMPLWNPDRFLGSTIRYTGWLFTRWALFAWIILMCAAGSVAAARWSDLSSSITHIFAAEQLVGMWFVLIVLKVFHELGHAYACKKFGGRVPEIGAYFIMMTPCAYMDASASWGFKHRWQRIVVTLGGMYIESIIAAIALFVWASTEPSVMNAMAYQILLLSSVVTIAFNINPLMRFDGYFLLCDLIGMPNLRAQASRTVSAVCNRMFLGIRTPCPDVKWGGKIALFTYGISSAIYKTSLVLGIASMIAMKFFLVGVAVAGVYFSKAVGGFVFKVTRFLWFSPDTAPVRGRAIALSCVILVAVPAVVAFVPVPGSINALGIVAYEHEHVLTVREPGFLDDVVVWPGDTVEQGQPVAQLSNPMVAIRLTSAASALVSADTEIRMLRREPKSEASDAQSHARFELLQSKYNLASQRQHDLSVSSANAGRIVKVVDSTHIGSYLQQGTELARVGSGRVRVEVLIDERELTDARIAVGDSVECRSRLMPEQLIHGVIESVASIGSNLVEQKGLTTHAGGPIPVDPSSGRSDRAWYCVVVSLQPADLQMLPTDQWIGSHVVVRFPARETTLGWRVLRRILHFKNKLETNE
- the ffh gene encoding signal recognition particle protein, producing MFDRLTEGFQSAYKRLTGKGTMTERNLREAVEEVRSALIDADVNLDVVESFTRVVMNDAVGQDVTKKVNPGDEFIALVHKRLVEFLGDEGTTSGILRVSPGPTIVMMCGLQGSGKTTSCGKLAAYLKKQGRSVMLCAADLQRPAAVEQLELVAQSANEMSGPSQVHFYAEPDKCTEYGKAKGVAVGVCQRALSEARRKGIDTLILDTAGRLHIDDELMSELGQVNKVLQPHQIFLVIDAMTGQDAVTSAKAFHDRLEVDGVIVSKFDSDARGGAAMSVKSVTGASIRFIGTGEKLDAIEEFHPERIAGRILGMGDVVSLVEKAQQEVDEEEAKKLEEKMAKGQMTMDDFLKQLRTLRRMGPVKQILGMLPGVGSMLKDVHIEDDQLNQIEAIIQSMTKQERAKPEIINNSRRRRIAHGSGSKQDDVGKLVKQFQMMSKLSKEMASMSARDKVDAVKGLGADGLAGLAPGLKGAPGFAARKSTRSSAPGRFKQRKRR
- a CDS encoding PilZ domain-containing protein, with protein sequence MFENLGQSESIDGIDQQLVNELAQNTSDNIRALRKHERYEITLGLVAQPGQMSCPNQLNVSGHTVDISNGGCMAVFQRPLAVGDVYRVSVDPADGDFPLIFARCVRVRLLREDAFEVGFSFLTRIDVNEAIKGNGGAS